A window of the Egibacter rhizosphaerae genome harbors these coding sequences:
- a CDS encoding SpoIIE family protein phosphatase has translation MTDLSDSAEQTSELAVLRPVLDGLPVPAIVVEASSGQHGVLHANPEFSRVFGLDGWPADATLREMLPPERTTVLDGPPLEEVLETITRTGETVTTRVQHDVPPGAAGALRTRWTVHLQPLGTGDTAWGILGVLVDRSGQLFAGARASESTALQDLAAGLTATKPVEQVYEDAVRGAVLAAGGQRGAILLSEGGASFRVAAATPDGVLNGPITVEELASPLWQACLGRRRIAWSVDDETADGPGDAVDTTPLPFAGEPGWEQLLIVGLRLHGRWQGVIVVGEPRMATFDAEALERLELVATLSSTAVDNARLVDQFQRLEEMLTAAVMTSAALVECTEPQDVQRRLLDGLVGDMGLAGAALWVPGSDGEPGLQLAASAGLPSEVHELIAHLPDSSMAGKLAHGAVSGRLRQAATAAATSSWPGHEVRLVHVPEPAPGILGVYVDRPVPDLVDGVLATLAHALAAAVHQATLHERARTVVDSLQRELRPRGVVLPQQVDVGHVYRSATAGVDVGGDFIDWFVTERDEIGVACGDVSGKGVEAASLTAMAVYSLRAFGMRGTSAAMLLQLLNGSVVDQTPPERFMTLAYAKFDPATWEFQLALAGQPPPAVVSAGGARLVDAPPDPPVGIDTDTSFDQTELQLGPGEALVLYTDGVTEARGADGALFGSARLIETLSGLASGDAWTAQQVADGVWAAIQEWTDGGTTDDCALVVLRRCE, from the coding sequence GTGACGGACTTGTCGGACAGCGCGGAGCAGACCAGCGAGCTGGCCGTTCTGCGGCCGGTCCTCGATGGGCTCCCGGTGCCTGCGATAGTGGTCGAGGCCTCGTCCGGGCAGCACGGGGTGCTGCACGCGAACCCCGAGTTCTCCCGCGTCTTCGGGTTGGACGGGTGGCCCGCCGACGCGACTCTGCGGGAGATGCTGCCTCCCGAGCGCACGACCGTGCTCGACGGGCCGCCGCTCGAGGAGGTCCTCGAGACCATCACGCGCACCGGCGAAACCGTGACGACGCGCGTCCAACACGATGTGCCCCCGGGCGCGGCCGGTGCCCTGCGCACCCGATGGACCGTGCACCTGCAGCCTTTGGGCACGGGCGACACCGCGTGGGGGATCCTCGGGGTCTTGGTCGACCGGTCGGGGCAACTGTTCGCCGGCGCTCGCGCGTCCGAGTCGACCGCCCTGCAGGACCTCGCCGCCGGCCTCACCGCCACCAAGCCCGTCGAGCAGGTCTACGAGGACGCGGTCCGCGGCGCCGTGCTCGCGGCCGGTGGGCAGCGTGGCGCGATCCTTCTCAGCGAGGGGGGTGCGAGCTTCCGTGTGGCGGCCGCGACGCCCGACGGCGTGCTGAACGGGCCGATCACGGTCGAGGAGCTCGCCTCGCCGCTCTGGCAGGCGTGTCTGGGGCGTCGCCGCATCGCGTGGTCCGTGGACGACGAGACCGCGGACGGCCCGGGCGATGCGGTGGACACGACGCCGCTGCCGTTTGCCGGGGAGCCCGGTTGGGAGCAGCTCCTCATCGTGGGGCTGCGCCTGCACGGCCGTTGGCAGGGCGTCATCGTCGTCGGCGAGCCGAGGATGGCCACGTTCGACGCCGAGGCGCTCGAGCGGCTCGAGCTCGTGGCGACGCTGTCGTCGACCGCGGTCGACAATGCCCGACTGGTCGATCAATTCCAGCGCCTCGAGGAAATGCTCACGGCCGCGGTCATGACCAGCGCGGCGCTCGTCGAGTGCACCGAACCGCAGGACGTGCAGCGGCGCCTCCTCGACGGGCTCGTCGGCGACATGGGGCTGGCGGGCGCGGCACTGTGGGTACCCGGATCGGACGGCGAGCCCGGCCTGCAGCTGGCCGCGAGCGCGGGCTTGCCCTCCGAGGTGCACGAGCTCATCGCGCACCTGCCCGACTCGAGCATGGCCGGCAAACTCGCGCACGGAGCGGTGAGCGGTCGGCTGCGGCAGGCCGCCACCGCGGCGGCCACGTCGAGCTGGCCGGGCCACGAGGTCCGCTTGGTCCACGTTCCGGAACCCGCACCCGGCATCCTCGGCGTCTACGTGGACCGACCGGTCCCGGACTTGGTGGACGGCGTGCTCGCGACGCTCGCGCACGCGCTCGCCGCCGCCGTGCACCAGGCCACGCTGCACGAGCGCGCGCGCACGGTCGTCGACTCCCTCCAGCGGGAGTTGCGGCCGCGGGGTGTCGTGCTGCCCCAGCAGGTCGACGTCGGCCACGTGTACCGCTCGGCGACCGCCGGGGTCGACGTGGGCGGGGACTTCATCGACTGGTTCGTGACCGAGCGGGACGAGATCGGCGTCGCCTGCGGGGACGTGTCCGGCAAGGGGGTCGAGGCCGCGAGCCTGACCGCGATGGCCGTCTACTCGTTGCGGGCCTTCGGGATGCGCGGCACCAGCGCGGCGATGCTGTTGCAGCTGCTCAACGGCAGCGTGGTCGACCAGACCCCCCCGGAACGGTTCATGACGCTCGCGTACGCGAAGTTCGATCCGGCGACCTGGGAGTTCCAGCTCGCGCTCGCGGGGCAGCCGCCCCCCGCGGTCGTGTCGGCCGGTGGCGCCCGGCTCGTCGACGCGCCGCCCGACCCACCGGTCGGGATCGACACGGACACGAGCTTCGATCAGACCGAGTTGCAACTGGGCCCGGGCGAGGCGCTGGTCCTCTACACCGACGGCGTGACCGAGGCGCGCGGCGCCGACGGTGCCCTGTTCGGATCGGCCCGCCTGATCGAAACCCTGAGCGGGCTCGCGAGTGGTGACGCCTGGACCGCGCAGCAGGTCGCCGACGGGGTGTGGGCGGCCATCCAGGAGTGGACCGACGGGGGGACCACCGACGACTGCGCCCTAGTGGTGCTGCGCCGCTGCGAGTAG
- the tsaE gene encoding tRNA (adenosine(37)-N6)-threonylcarbamoyltransferase complex ATPase subunit type 1 TsaE: MDLATSDPHDTRRFAAALAGLLEPGDLVSLTGELGAGKTCVAQGVAAALGVTEPVTSPSFLLRRDYAGRVPLVHLDVYRLETLEEVLDTGWLDAADEAVVLVEWGDAVQPLLPADHVEVELALADPASVPSELGAPEPRRVRVRAHGPRWAARRDELHAVLAPWRNERRVAAGRGGRADDGGSRNRAAPEGSD, translated from the coding sequence GTGGATCTGGCCACCAGCGATCCGCACGACACCCGCCGGTTCGCGGCGGCACTGGCCGGGCTGCTGGAGCCGGGGGATCTCGTCTCGCTGACCGGCGAGCTCGGGGCCGGCAAGACCTGCGTGGCGCAGGGGGTCGCCGCCGCCCTGGGCGTGACCGAGCCCGTGACCAGCCCGTCGTTCCTGCTGCGGCGCGACTACGCGGGCCGGGTCCCGCTGGTGCATCTCGATGTCTATCGGCTGGAGACGCTGGAGGAGGTGCTCGACACCGGCTGGCTCGACGCGGCCGACGAGGCGGTCGTGCTCGTCGAATGGGGCGACGCCGTGCAGCCGTTGCTGCCGGCCGACCACGTGGAGGTCGAGCTGGCCCTCGCCGACCCCGCCAGCGTGCCGAGCGAGCTCGGAGCCCCCGAGCCACGGCGGGTGCGCGTTCGCGCCCACGGTCCGCGCTGGGCGGCCCGCCGCGACGAGCTCCACGCAGTACTGGCGCCGTGGCGGAACGAGCGTCGGGTGGCCGCGGGTCGCGGTGGCCGTGCCGACGACGGCGGGTCGCGGAACCGGGCGGCTCCCGAGGGGTCGGACTGA
- a CDS encoding GNAT family N-acetyltransferase translates to MTQTPTHTEVRVVDRHLAPRVAGWLEGDPTRDGVLAHQHLLDALDSGEEERVLVWPADEPRAVAFLASTGTLIVSGDAAGGPPLAAHLHGSGWRVLLGDAALGRALLEAGSRGVLRRRGRAREQRLMGTREPVDLPPPVGLRRARPADEEAVTELAARLHVEDRMGPPLSRPARASVGDRLRDSIARGATWVVPRDGEIVAKVDVALASPLRGAQLAGVYVAEAWRGQGIAASAIAAVTRELMAEGMPGVTLHVRADNGPGRRAYARAGYADIAEWLLALR, encoded by the coding sequence GTGACCCAGACGCCGACCCACACCGAGGTGCGCGTGGTCGACCGGCACCTGGCGCCACGTGTGGCCGGCTGGCTCGAGGGCGACCCGACCCGCGACGGGGTGCTCGCGCACCAGCATCTGCTCGACGCGCTCGACAGCGGGGAGGAGGAGCGCGTGCTCGTGTGGCCGGCGGACGAACCCCGCGCGGTCGCCTTCCTCGCCTCGACCGGCACCTTGATCGTGTCGGGCGACGCCGCGGGCGGGCCACCCCTGGCCGCGCACCTGCACGGGAGCGGCTGGCGGGTGCTGCTCGGCGACGCTGCGCTCGGCCGTGCGCTCCTCGAGGCGGGCAGCCGCGGCGTCCTGCGCCGCCGCGGGCGGGCCCGCGAGCAGCGCCTCATGGGAACGCGCGAGCCCGTCGACCTTCCCCCGCCGGTCGGGTTGCGGCGGGCGCGGCCGGCCGACGAGGAGGCGGTGACCGAGCTCGCCGCCCGACTGCACGTCGAGGATCGGATGGGGCCGCCGCTGTCGCGCCCCGCGCGGGCGAGCGTCGGCGATCGCCTGCGTGACAGCATCGCGCGGGGTGCCACCTGGGTGGTGCCCCGGGACGGCGAGATCGTGGCGAAGGTCGACGTGGCGCTGGCGAGCCCACTTCGGGGTGCGCAGCTCGCGGGGGTCTACGTGGCCGAGGCGTGGCGTGGCCAGGGGATCGCGGCCTCGGCCATCGCTGCCGTGACGCGTGAGCTCATGGCGGAGGGCATGCCGGGGGTGACGCTGCACGTGCGCGCGGACAATGGGCCAGGTCGCCGGGCTTATGCCCGTGCGGGCTACGCCGACATCGCTGAGTGGCTGCTCGCACTGCGCTGA
- the tsaD gene encoding tRNA (adenosine(37)-N6)-threonylcarbamoyltransferase complex transferase subunit TsaD, whose product MLVLGIETSCDETAAALVADGRVVRANVIGSQWERHRPYGGVVPEVAARAHHELLLPVLDRTLAEGGATYRDLDAVAVTHGPGLVGALLVGLAAGKAVALAHDAPLIGVNHLEGHVYAAQLEFGTLEPPAVALVVSGGHTNVALLAEDGTFATLGTTIDDAAGEAFDKVARFLGLPYPGGPEIDRAARTGDPAAIAFPRAKQDGSYDFSLSGLKTAVVRELRRREAAGQPAPIADVAASFQEAVVDVAVDKTLHAATDRGIEQVVIAGGVAANSRLRERMEAECATRGLRLLAPSPALCTDNGAMIAAAGTNRLALGERSALDLGVDPNLALTGPVAVAGGERP is encoded by the coding sequence ATGCTGGTGCTCGGGATCGAGACGTCGTGCGACGAGACGGCTGCGGCGCTGGTCGCGGACGGCCGGGTCGTGCGCGCGAACGTGATCGGGAGTCAGTGGGAGCGCCATCGTCCCTACGGCGGGGTCGTCCCGGAGGTCGCGGCGCGCGCGCACCACGAGCTGCTGCTGCCGGTGCTCGACCGCACGCTCGCCGAGGGCGGCGCGACCTACCGCGACCTCGACGCCGTCGCGGTCACGCACGGCCCGGGGCTGGTGGGCGCCCTGCTCGTGGGTCTCGCGGCCGGGAAGGCCGTCGCGCTCGCGCACGACGCGCCGCTGATCGGTGTGAACCACCTCGAGGGGCACGTCTATGCCGCGCAGCTCGAGTTCGGGACGCTCGAGCCACCCGCGGTCGCGCTCGTCGTCTCCGGTGGGCACACGAACGTGGCGCTCCTCGCCGAGGACGGTACGTTCGCGACGCTCGGCACGACGATCGACGACGCCGCCGGGGAGGCCTTCGACAAGGTCGCGCGGTTCCTCGGGCTCCCGTACCCCGGTGGGCCCGAGATAGACCGCGCCGCCCGCACCGGCGATCCGGCGGCCATCGCCTTTCCCCGAGCGAAGCAGGACGGGTCCTACGACTTCTCCCTGTCGGGCCTCAAGACGGCGGTCGTGCGGGAGCTCCGGCGTCGTGAGGCCGCCGGCCAGCCCGCTCCGATCGCGGATGTGGCCGCGAGCTTCCAGGAAGCGGTCGTCGACGTCGCGGTCGACAAGACGCTGCACGCGGCGACCGACCGTGGGATCGAGCAGGTGGTGATCGCCGGTGGTGTGGCCGCGAACTCGCGACTGCGCGAGCGCATGGAGGCCGAGTGCGCCACCCGGGGCCTGCGCCTGCTCGCCCCCTCACCGGCGCTGTGCACCGACAACGGCGCGATGATCGCCGCGGCGGGCACGAACCGTCTCGCCCTCGGTGAGCGCAGCGCCCTCGACCTCGGCGTCGACCCGAACCTCGCGCTCACCGGCCCGGTGGCCGTCGCCGGGGGTGAGCGGCCGTGA
- the groES gene encoding co-chaperone GroES, with the protein MATATKVTLKPLDDRVVVRAIEAEQTTASGLVIPDTAKEKPQEGEVVAVGPGRVTDSGDRVTLDVKEGDRIVYSKYGGTEVKLDGEEFLILSARDILAVVER; encoded by the coding sequence ATGGCGACCGCGACGAAGGTCACCCTCAAGCCCCTCGATGACCGCGTCGTCGTACGCGCGATCGAGGCCGAGCAGACAACGGCCAGCGGGCTCGTGATCCCCGACACGGCCAAGGAGAAGCCCCAGGAGGGCGAGGTCGTCGCCGTCGGTCCGGGTCGGGTCACCGACTCCGGCGACCGGGTCACGCTCGACGTGAAGGAGGGCGACCGGATCGTCTACTCCAAGTACGGCGGGACCGAGGTGAAGCTCGACGGCGAGGAGTTCCTGATCCTCTCCGCCCGGGACATCCTCGCCGTGGTCGAGCGCTAG
- the groL gene encoding chaperonin GroEL (60 kDa chaperone family; promotes refolding of misfolded polypeptides especially under stressful conditions; forms two stacked rings of heptamers to form a barrel-shaped 14mer; ends can be capped by GroES; misfolded proteins enter the barrel where they are refolded when GroES binds) produces the protein MSKQLVFHEDARRRLERGVNQLADAVKVTLGPKGRNVVLEKKWGSPTITKDGVTVAREIELEDAYENMGAQLAKEVATKTNDSAGDGTTTATVLAQAMVKEGLRNVAAGANPMMLKRGIDSAVERVVERIAENARELETQEEVAHVAAISANSDEEVGRTIAEAMDKVGKDGVITVEEGQTFGIELDFVEGMQFDKGYISPYMVTDSERMEAVYEDAYILIANQKISAVQDVLPVLEKVMQAGRPLVIIAEDLEGEALATLVVNKIRGTFQSVAVKAPGFGDRRKAMLQDIAILTGGQVISEEVGLKLDSATIDLLGRARKVTITKDETTIVEGAGNAEDIEGRVNQIKGEIENTDSDWDREKLQERLAKLSGGVAVIKVGAATEVELKEKKHRIEDALSATRAAVEEGIVGGGGVSLIQAADTLDKLELEGDYLTGANIVRQSLSSPLFWIAHNSGLEGSVVVEKVRGLKAGEGLNAMTEEYGDMIGFGVIDPAKVARSALQNAASIAGLMLTTETLIADKPEENEGGGGHGHDDMGMGGMGGMM, from the coding sequence ATGTCGAAGCAGCTCGTATTCCACGAGGACGCCCGCCGTCGGCTCGAGCGGGGAGTCAACCAGCTCGCCGACGCCGTGAAGGTGACCCTCGGCCCGAAGGGCCGCAACGTCGTGCTGGAGAAGAAGTGGGGCAGTCCCACGATCACCAAGGACGGCGTGACGGTCGCGCGCGAGATCGAGCTCGAGGACGCCTACGAGAACATGGGCGCCCAGCTCGCCAAGGAGGTCGCCACCAAGACCAACGACTCCGCCGGTGACGGCACCACCACCGCGACGGTGCTGGCCCAGGCGATGGTCAAGGAGGGCCTGCGCAACGTCGCCGCCGGCGCGAACCCGATGATGCTGAAGCGCGGCATCGACTCGGCCGTCGAGCGGGTCGTCGAGCGCATCGCCGAGAACGCGCGCGAGCTCGAGACCCAGGAGGAGGTCGCGCACGTCGCCGCGATCAGCGCTAACTCCGACGAGGAGGTCGGCCGGACCATCGCCGAGGCGATGGACAAGGTCGGCAAGGACGGCGTCATCACCGTCGAGGAGGGCCAGACCTTCGGCATCGAGCTCGACTTCGTCGAGGGGATGCAGTTCGACAAGGGCTACATCAGCCCCTACATGGTGACCGACTCCGAGCGGATGGAGGCCGTCTACGAGGACGCCTACATCCTCATCGCCAACCAGAAGATCTCGGCGGTGCAGGACGTGCTGCCGGTGCTCGAGAAGGTCATGCAGGCCGGCCGGCCGCTCGTGATCATCGCCGAGGATCTCGAGGGCGAGGCCCTCGCGACGCTCGTCGTCAACAAGATCCGCGGGACCTTCCAGTCCGTCGCGGTGAAGGCGCCGGGCTTCGGTGACCGCCGCAAGGCGATGCTCCAGGACATCGCGATCCTCACCGGCGGGCAGGTCATCTCGGAGGAGGTCGGCCTCAAGCTCGACAGCGCGACCATCGACCTGCTCGGGCGCGCCCGCAAGGTGACGATCACCAAGGACGAGACCACGATCGTCGAGGGCGCCGGCAACGCCGAGGACATCGAGGGCCGCGTCAACCAGATCAAGGGCGAGATCGAGAACACCGACTCCGACTGGGACCGCGAGAAGCTGCAGGAGCGGCTCGCGAAGCTCTCCGGCGGCGTCGCCGTCATCAAGGTGGGCGCGGCGACCGAGGTCGAGCTCAAGGAGAAGAAGCACCGCATCGAGGACGCCCTGTCCGCAACGCGCGCCGCGGTCGAGGAGGGCATCGTCGGCGGCGGTGGCGTCTCCCTGATCCAGGCCGCGGACACGCTTGACAAGCTCGAGCTCGAGGGCGATTACCTGACCGGGGCGAACATCGTCCGCCAGTCGCTGTCCTCGCCGCTGTTCTGGATCGCGCACAACTCCGGGCTCGAGGGCTCGGTCGTGGTGGAGAAGGTCCGCGGTCTGAAGGCCGGCGAGGGCCTGAACGCCATGACCGAGGAGTACGGCGACATGATCGGGTTCGGGGTCATCGACCCGGCCAAGGTCGCCCGCTCGGCGCTGCAGAACGCCGCGTCGATCGCCGGGCTGATGCTCACCACCGAGACGCTGATCGCCGACAAGCCCGAGGAGAACGAGGGCGGCGGCGGCCACGGCCACGACGACATGGGCATGGGCGGCATGGGCGGCATGATGTAG
- the tsaB gene encoding tRNA (adenosine(37)-N6)-threonylcarbamoyltransferase complex dimerization subunit type 1 TsaB produces MRVLGIDTASTRSSVCIGGADGPLVTASLGRHQQHGEFVTPAVSWCLDRAGLRLDDVDGVAVTVGPGLYTGLRVGLATAQVLAHVRGWPLVGRSSLEVLAQPLAEAPHGHRIWAVLDARRGELFWASYRAGPGGPEPLDTPRVGTIDELAEAVAGTGEPAVCVGDGATRHREDLLARGVHVASPWLAQPSAEALVELSLGAFTRGETTAPAELRPVYLREVDARIGWGQRAALHGGPGEGGPGQGGPGQAASPSTGEGAAS; encoded by the coding sequence ATGCGGGTCCTGGGGATCGACACGGCGAGCACCCGCTCGAGCGTCTGTATCGGAGGCGCCGACGGGCCGCTGGTGACGGCGTCGCTCGGCCGGCACCAGCAGCACGGCGAGTTCGTGACGCCGGCGGTCTCCTGGTGCCTCGATCGGGCCGGCCTGAGGCTCGACGACGTCGACGGCGTCGCGGTGACCGTCGGCCCGGGTCTCTACACCGGGTTGCGCGTCGGCCTCGCGACGGCGCAGGTCCTCGCCCACGTGCGAGGCTGGCCGCTCGTGGGTCGCTCCTCGCTGGAAGTGCTCGCCCAACCGCTCGCCGAGGCACCCCACGGGCACCGCATCTGGGCGGTCCTCGACGCGCGGCGCGGCGAGCTGTTCTGGGCGAGCTACCGCGCGGGGCCGGGCGGCCCGGAGCCGCTCGACACCCCACGCGTCGGCACGATCGACGAGCTCGCCGAGGCGGTCGCCGGGACCGGGGAACCGGCCGTCTGCGTCGGGGACGGGGCAACGCGCCACCGCGAGGATCTGCTGGCCCGCGGTGTGCACGTCGCCTCGCCTTGGCTGGCACAGCCGAGCGCCGAAGCGCTGGTGGAGCTCTCCCTGGGGGCGTTCACCCGCGGCGAGACCACCGCTCCGGCGGAGCTGCGGCCGGTCTACCTGCGGGAGGTGGATGCGCGGATCGGCTGGGGGCAGCGGGCAGCACTCCACGGCGGGCCGGGCGAGGGCGGACCGGGCCAGGGCGGACCGGGCCAGGCGGCCTCGCCGTCCACGGGAGAGGGGGCAGCCTCGTGA
- a CDS encoding transcriptional regulator, with amino-acid sequence MSENDYQRRLGNRLRAIRQQQGLTLQQVEELSEGKWKAVVVGSYERGDRAVSVAKLAELGEFYNVPVSELLPKDDGSAGRGGPAGPPRVMLDLRRLASSELDPELQPVSRFAHTIQLQRGDFNGNVLTIRGEDLRALSVIYGTEPEDLIVRLEDEGVLSTA; translated from the coding sequence GTGAGCGAGAACGACTACCAACGGCGGCTCGGCAACCGCCTGCGCGCGATCAGGCAGCAACAGGGCCTGACGCTGCAGCAGGTCGAGGAGCTGTCCGAAGGCAAGTGGAAGGCGGTCGTCGTCGGTTCCTACGAGCGCGGCGATCGAGCGGTATCGGTGGCGAAGCTCGCCGAGCTCGGCGAGTTCTACAACGTCCCGGTCTCGGAGCTCCTGCCCAAGGACGATGGGAGCGCCGGCCGCGGGGGGCCCGCAGGGCCACCGCGAGTGATGCTCGACCTGCGCCGGCTGGCGAGTTCCGAGCTGGACCCCGAGCTCCAGCCGGTCAGCCGGTTCGCACACACGATCCAGTTGCAGCGGGGCGACTTCAACGGCAACGTGCTGACGATTCGCGGTGAGGACCTCCGAGCGCTCAGCGTGATCTACGGCACCGAGCCCGAGGACCTCATCGTCCGCCTCGAGGACGAGGGCGTGCTCTCCACCGCCTGA
- a CDS encoding DUF2254 domain-containing protein, whose amino-acid sequence MPDHEAILARLRSSILIRPLAFVIAGAVLALFMLAVDADPNVGLPTGVAFEPESARLLYGTLAGAVLTVAGITFWVRAASVQLAAAQYSPRVVHGFLSDWFQQSMMGLLVGIFTYIVIVFRAIPSSNGIAARAAATPDLAVMLGVILAGGSVLVILVAIRNAVASMQPGALARRITDLTVERIREAHRARVEDSGIAHAGADVLPTGAGYVVRASNTGWVQRIRVNELLGAMPEGTVVRLKVRVGLFVVRGRPLCTVWQGDRPHTLSERAVDAQVQKAVQLGRTRILASDVDYGIQQLVDVAIASLSQGSADAGSAYEVIIHLEIVLRELLERDLPPTVTVDEQNRVVVRVRDFTFDDYVTEAFDRLRLTAAPHPQVAGAVLSSIGALVYDAHELGRPQRATPLRRQASLQLRSCEAAGLLDHDLEQLHVIADRWGLAAAA is encoded by the coding sequence ATGCCCGATCACGAAGCGATCCTGGCGCGGCTGCGCTCCAGCATCCTCATCCGTCCGCTCGCCTTCGTGATCGCGGGGGCGGTGCTGGCCTTGTTCATGCTCGCCGTCGACGCCGACCCGAACGTCGGCCTGCCGACCGGGGTGGCCTTCGAGCCCGAGAGCGCGCGGCTGCTCTACGGGACGTTGGCCGGCGCGGTGCTGACCGTCGCCGGTATCACGTTCTGGGTGCGCGCCGCGAGCGTGCAGCTCGCGGCCGCCCAGTACTCGCCCCGCGTGGTGCACGGGTTCCTGTCGGACTGGTTCCAGCAGTCGATGATGGGCCTGCTGGTCGGCATCTTCACGTACATCGTGATCGTCTTCCGCGCGATCCCCTCGAGCAACGGGATCGCGGCCCGCGCCGCGGCGACGCCGGACCTGGCGGTCATGCTGGGGGTCATCCTCGCCGGGGGCTCGGTGCTCGTCATCCTCGTCGCGATCCGCAACGCGGTCGCGTCCATGCAGCCGGGGGCGCTGGCCCGCCGCATCACCGACCTCACCGTCGAGCGGATCCGCGAGGCGCACCGTGCGCGGGTCGAGGACTCCGGGATCGCTCATGCGGGCGCCGACGTGCTGCCCACCGGCGCCGGCTATGTGGTCCGGGCCTCGAACACCGGATGGGTGCAACGCATCCGGGTGAACGAGCTGCTCGGGGCCATGCCCGAGGGCACGGTGGTGCGCCTCAAGGTCCGCGTCGGACTGTTCGTGGTGCGTGGCCGGCCGCTGTGCACCGTGTGGCAGGGCGACCGGCCGCACACGCTGTCCGAGCGGGCGGTCGATGCCCAGGTACAGAAGGCCGTGCAGCTCGGGCGCACCCGCATCCTCGCGAGCGACGTGGACTACGGCATCCAGCAGCTCGTCGACGTCGCGATCGCGTCGCTGTCCCAGGGCAGCGCGGACGCCGGGAGCGCCTACGAGGTCATCATCCACCTCGAGATCGTGCTGCGGGAACTGCTCGAACGCGATCTGCCGCCGACGGTCACCGTCGACGAGCAGAACCGCGTGGTCGTCCGGGTCCGTGATTTCACGTTCGACGACTACGTCACCGAGGCGTTCGACCGCCTGCGGCTCACCGCGGCACCGCACCCTCAGGTGGCCGGAGCGGTGCTCTCGAGCATCGGCGCGCTCGTGTACGACGCCCACGAACTCGGTCGGCCGCAGCGTGCGACGCCGTTGCGGCGGCAGGCCAGCCTGCAACTTCGCTCGTGCGAGGCGGCGGGGCTCCTCGACCACGACCTCGAGCAGCTGCACGTCATCGCCGACCGGTGGGGCCTGGCCGCGGCGGCCTGA
- the rimI gene encoding ribosomal protein S18-alanine N-acetyltransferase, whose protein sequence is MREGGRLTGWPTRRPAARTALHGVRIEPMRRRHLRRVLAIETRLYPRPWTPEVFVGELARDGRSYLVARVPGRLGRRRVVGYGGVLFQAGEAHVTTVAVDPVEHRRKVATRLVIALLEEARERGSHAATLEVRAANHGAQRLYSAFGFVPKGVRPRYYRETDEDAVVMWIDDLRDPAVGRRLEAQRARLEAPGGASGAPDHDVPWVTGRVGLHAGTSGGDAAGGDTAGGDAAGHEAGGGEAGGGDSEGGSTNAATGILSERDRARAPGRQAPGTRGTEERGRD, encoded by the coding sequence GTGAGAGAGGGCGGGCGCCTGACGGGATGGCCGACGCGGCGGCCCGCGGCGCGGACGGCGCTGCACGGCGTGCGGATCGAGCCGATGCGTCGGCGGCACCTCCGCCGGGTGCTGGCGATCGAGACGCGGCTCTACCCACGGCCGTGGACCCCGGAGGTGTTCGTGGGGGAGCTGGCTCGCGACGGTCGTTCCTACCTGGTGGCGCGGGTCCCGGGCCGCCTCGGGCGCCGGCGGGTCGTCGGCTACGGCGGCGTGTTGTTCCAGGCCGGGGAGGCGCACGTCACCACGGTGGCGGTCGATCCCGTCGAGCATCGCCGCAAGGTCGCGACCCGGCTGGTGATCGCGCTGCTCGAGGAGGCCCGGGAGCGCGGATCCCACGCCGCGACACTGGAGGTGCGAGCCGCGAACCATGGTGCCCAACGCCTGTACAGCGCGTTCGGGTTCGTGCCGAAGGGCGTGCGCCCGCGTTACTACCGTGAGACCGACGAGGACGCGGTCGTGATGTGGATCGACGACCTGCGCGATCCGGCCGTTGGACGCCGCCTCGAGGCGCAACGCGCGCGCTTGGAGGCGCCGGGCGGGGCCAGCGGCGCCCCCGATCACGACGTCCCGTGGGTGACCGGGCGGGTCGGGCTCCACGCCGGAACGTCCGGTGGCGACGCGGCTGGTGGCGACACGGCTGGTGGCGACGCGGCCGGGCATGAAGCGGGCGGGGGTGAGGCGGGCGGGGGTGACTCGGAGGGTGGATCGACCAACGCGGCAACGGGCATCCTCTCCGAAAGGGACAGGGCCCGTGCTCCCGGGCGGCAGGCGCCCGGGACGCGCGGAACCGAGGAACGAGGGCGCGACTGA